A genome region from Blautia coccoides includes the following:
- a CDS encoding TetR-like C-terminal domain-containing protein — MPKKPDRRIRKTKSQLRAGLSKLMQHKSIKEITVKELVEEVDINRSTFYLHYTDIYNMLETIENELQEEILKIIQEHPVSPFNEDSFPFIEDIFLTLWENKDICSALLGPNGDMSFVSRIESIISEHSLKVLKATFPENMDSLKYSYSFCLTGCIGLIKTWLDSDTGESPQHMADLTFRLIMNALKDIYP; from the coding sequence ATGCCCAAAAAACCAGACCGCCGTATCCGTAAAACAAAATCCCAGCTCCGCGCCGGTCTCTCAAAACTCATGCAGCACAAAAGCATCAAAGAGATCACAGTAAAAGAACTGGTAGAAGAGGTCGACATCAACCGCTCCACCTTTTACCTCCACTATACTGACATCTACAACATGCTGGAAACCATAGAAAACGAACTCCAGGAAGAAATACTGAAGATCATCCAGGAACATCCTGTCAGCCCCTTTAACGAAGACAGTTTCCCTTTTATAGAAGACATCTTCCTGACCCTCTGGGAAAACAAAGACATCTGCAGCGCTCTTTTAGGCCCCAACGGTGACATGTCCTTTGTCAGCCGCATAGAGAGCATCATATCCGAACACAGCCTGAAAGTCCTGAAGGCCACCTTCCCGGAAAATATGGACAGCCTGAAATACTCCTATTCCTTCTGTCTGACGGGATGTATCGGCCTGATAAAAACCTGGCTGGACTCCGATACCGGTGAATCCCCCCAGCACATGGCTGATCTGACCTTCCGTCTTATCATGAACGCGCTAAAAGACATTTATCCGTAA
- a CDS encoding YhgE/Pip domain-containing protein, whose product MLRKEWKGLVHNKLLLVVVVAIVLIPTIYTTLFLGSMWDPYGNLDKLPVAVVNEDKAVSYNDRELNVGEELTDKLREEESLCFNFVDAETAERGLRNGTYYMVITIPEDFSANAATVMDEKPEKMELAYQTNPGTNYIASKMSETAMEKVKNSVAEEVTKTYTQAVFDQIAEVGDGMQEAADGSRDLKDGVNKISDGNRTITDNLETLADSSLTFREGSDTLRVGLKAYVDGVSTVKDGAGQLDSGAAELKDGAAAAVSGVNELSDGTGTLVSGAEELKSGAGTLHAGLSKLDGQIPALRGGVDQLVQGTGALAGGATQLQTGGTSLKVGVSNADAAMAELCGGLETLRQSTETLPDAAEQLHKGAGALVEGTEVLEAGSGDLKTGIGMLKAGMETVNGEDGANSQQLADGVSALNQGLDQLYTMLTTGKEGGGSAQNSGEAAAAQSKVDVSDAKAALETLYGVRDGLQGKAGDLEASVDALGSVDPVSADGLEAALEEAVASGDIGQAAAIADQAIAVAKENENAVYEGNSRLESAAAQLRESSSAVREAGESVSAAADAAVQGLDSIDGQIMSGAENLQPSAADAQVMEQVVNAVGRLRDSSELLAEKTAAYTGGVKAAAEKMAALETGAEALHSGATQAKAGAEKLEAGTDGLSQKTPFLKAGIEQAAAAGGQFRTEAMKPLLNGADSLLDGITGVSDGAGRVKEGAQTLQGKVPELAEGVSQLDQGAGSLDDGAGTLSDGAKRLDDGAKALLAGSGQLYDGAAQLKDGTGSLVSGTGELTANNSTLLDGASQLSEGAGQIQKGAGQLRDGSAELGDGILQAADGSHTLSTSLLDGAEQVKNTKTTDNTVEMFAAPVETNETMITTVENNGHAMAPYMMSVGLWVGCIAFSLMYPLTKYKGKLKSGFSWWLSKASVLYAIAVLQAVAMVLLLHVFDGFDPIEMGRTMGFACLASVAFMSVMYFFTNFIGKVGSFLMLVFMVVQLAGSVGTYPLEISGSFVPYLHKWVPFTYSVEAFRSTISGGESIQNAVIFMIILCVVFTGLTLIEFQLRARKIKSGKHILADWLEEKGLA is encoded by the coding sequence TTGCTGAGAAAGGAATGGAAGGGACTGGTCCACAATAAGCTTCTTTTAGTGGTTGTTGTGGCTATTGTTTTGATTCCAACGATTTATACTACACTTTTTTTGGGGTCAATGTGGGACCCCTATGGAAATTTGGATAAGCTGCCAGTGGCGGTAGTGAATGAAGACAAAGCGGTTTCATATAATGACAGGGAATTAAATGTGGGGGAGGAGCTGACAGATAAGCTCAGAGAAGAAGAATCGCTTTGCTTTAATTTTGTGGATGCAGAGACAGCAGAGAGAGGGCTCAGGAACGGAACCTATTATATGGTGATCACGATCCCGGAGGATTTTTCCGCAAATGCTGCTACGGTGATGGATGAGAAGCCTGAGAAGATGGAGCTTGCGTATCAGACGAATCCGGGTACCAATTATATCGCGTCCAAGATGAGTGAGACGGCTATGGAGAAGGTGAAAAACAGTGTGGCGGAGGAAGTGACAAAGACTTATACCCAGGCTGTGTTTGACCAGATCGCTGAGGTGGGGGACGGGATGCAGGAGGCTGCTGATGGCTCCAGGGATCTGAAGGATGGTGTAAATAAGATTTCAGACGGGAACCGGACCATTACAGATAATCTTGAGACCTTGGCGGACAGTTCCCTAACCTTTCGGGAAGGAAGTGACACCCTGCGTGTGGGGCTGAAAGCCTATGTGGACGGCGTGAGTACAGTCAAGGATGGCGCCGGCCAGTTGGATTCCGGTGCGGCTGAGCTGAAGGACGGTGCGGCGGCAGCGGTATCAGGTGTAAATGAGCTTTCTGACGGTACCGGTACCTTGGTGTCGGGAGCAGAGGAACTGAAGAGCGGAGCGGGAACACTGCATGCGGGGCTTTCAAAACTGGATGGACAGATACCTGCGCTGAGAGGCGGAGTGGATCAGCTTGTGCAGGGTACAGGGGCACTGGCAGGGGGAGCGACGCAGTTGCAAACAGGAGGTACGTCCCTGAAAGTGGGGGTATCCAATGCAGATGCAGCCATGGCAGAGCTTTGCGGAGGATTGGAAACACTTCGTCAGAGTACAGAGACACTGCCGGATGCGGCAGAACAGCTCCATAAAGGCGCAGGGGCTCTTGTTGAGGGGACAGAAGTGTTAGAGGCCGGAAGCGGAGATCTGAAGACAGGAATAGGAATGCTGAAGGCCGGTATGGAGACTGTCAACGGGGAAGACGGAGCCAATTCCCAGCAGTTGGCAGATGGTGTATCCGCACTGAACCAGGGGCTGGACCAGCTTTACACTATGCTGACAACAGGCAAAGAAGGGGGAGGCAGTGCACAGAATTCAGGGGAAGCGGCTGCTGCACAGTCAAAAGTGGATGTATCAGATGCAAAGGCGGCTTTGGAAACACTGTATGGGGTGAGAGATGGACTGCAGGGAAAAGCCGGGGATCTGGAGGCCTCTGTGGATGCCCTTGGCAGTGTGGATCCGGTATCTGCTGATGGACTGGAGGCTGCCCTTGAGGAAGCTGTGGCCTCTGGTGATATAGGCCAGGCAGCAGCAATTGCTGACCAGGCCATAGCTGTGGCAAAGGAAAATGAAAACGCCGTATATGAGGGCAACAGCCGCCTGGAAAGTGCGGCGGCTCAGCTCAGAGAGAGCAGCAGTGCTGTGAGAGAAGCCGGGGAATCTGTCTCGGCGGCGGCAGACGCGGCAGTTCAAGGACTTGACAGTATTGACGGGCAGATCATGTCCGGTGCAGAGAACCTCCAGCCATCTGCCGCGGATGCGCAGGTGATGGAACAGGTAGTGAATGCGGTAGGCCGACTGCGTGACAGCAGTGAACTGCTTGCGGAGAAAACGGCTGCATACACCGGAGGCGTAAAAGCGGCTGCAGAGAAGATGGCAGCACTGGAGACAGGAGCTGAGGCACTGCATTCCGGGGCCACTCAGGCAAAGGCAGGTGCTGAAAAGCTGGAAGCGGGAACAGATGGACTGAGTCAGAAAACTCCGTTTTTGAAGGCAGGAATAGAGCAGGCGGCAGCAGCAGGCGGACAATTCAGGACAGAAGCAATGAAGCCGCTCCTGAACGGCGCAGACAGTCTTCTGGATGGCATCACCGGTGTAAGTGACGGTGCAGGCCGGGTAAAGGAAGGTGCCCAAACGCTGCAGGGCAAGGTGCCGGAACTGGCAGAGGGCGTCAGTCAGCTTGACCAGGGAGCCGGCAGCCTGGATGACGGTGCAGGAACCCTGTCGGACGGAGCAAAACGTCTGGATGACGGAGCAAAAGCGCTTCTTGCGGGAAGCGGTCAACTCTATGACGGAGCCGCGCAGTTGAAGGATGGGACCGGTTCTCTGGTTTCAGGAACCGGTGAGCTTACGGCAAATAACAGTACTCTGCTGGATGGAGCTTCTCAGTTAAGTGAAGGAGCAGGGCAGATCCAGAAGGGGGCCGGTCAGCTCAGAGATGGAAGCGCAGAGCTGGGGGACGGCATTCTCCAGGCTGCTGACGGTTCCCATACGCTCAGTACCAGCCTTCTGGATGGGGCAGAACAGGTGAAAAATACAAAGACTACAGATAACACAGTGGAAATGTTTGCCGCTCCAGTTGAGACAAATGAAACCATGATAACCACAGTGGAGAATAACGGGCATGCTATGGCCCCCTATATGATGAGTGTGGGATTATGGGTGGGATGTATTGCATTCAGCCTGATGTACCCGCTGACGAAATACAAAGGGAAATTAAAATCAGGATTTTCCTGGTGGCTCAGCAAGGCATCTGTGCTTTATGCCATAGCAGTCCTGCAGGCTGTTGCCATGGTACTGCTTCTTCATGTATTTGACGGATTTGATCCCATAGAGATGGGCAGGACCATGGGATTTGCGTGTCTGGCCAGTGTGGCATTTATGTCAGTGATGTATTTCTTTACTAATTTTATCGGCAAGGTGGGAAGCTTCCTGATGCTGGTATTTATGGTAGTCCAGCTTGCCGGGTCTGTGGGTACTTATCCGCTGGAGATTTCAGGCTCCTTTGTGCCGTATCTTCATAAATGGGTGCCGTTCACATACTCGGTGGAAGCTTTCAGAAGTACGATCTCAGGAGGAGAGAGTATTCAGAACGCAGTGATATTTATGATCATTCTTTGTGTGGTATTTACCGGGCTTACTCTGATAGAGTTTCAGCTCCGTGCAAGGAAGATCAAATCCGGAAAACATATTCTGGCAGATTGGCTGGAGGAAAAAGGTCTGGCATAA
- a CDS encoding lysophospholipid acyltransferase family protein — MPEKKTGSNKILKEDEHVLHLWQPFSFEVKKGYDYRRTNPISRLTSSLLKTVAVPVLSIFDRIVLGSRIDGWKNLRRLKNTGAVTVCNHVHVLDCTLVEQALWKERTYFITLASNFKIPLVRHLIRILGGVPLPTDVQTTAEMFSEMGKALKKGACVQIYPEGILLPYCRGLRPFRRGAFYLAEENQVPVLPMVITFHSPTGIRRIYKRKPCLHLHILPPLWPDPALPKRQQIKDLQERCFYSMHKKITESR, encoded by the coding sequence TTGCCGGAAAAAAAGACCGGATCAAACAAAATCTTGAAAGAGGATGAGCATGTTCTTCACCTGTGGCAGCCTTTTTCTTTTGAAGTAAAAAAAGGCTATGATTACCGGCGCACCAATCCCATCTCCCGCCTTACCTCCTCCCTCCTAAAAACGGTCGCGGTGCCTGTCCTTTCAATATTTGACCGCATTGTGCTGGGTTCCCGCATTGACGGCTGGAAAAACCTGCGCCGTCTTAAAAATACCGGTGCGGTCACTGTCTGCAATCATGTTCACGTACTGGACTGCACTTTAGTGGAGCAGGCTCTCTGGAAAGAGCGCACCTATTTCATCACCCTGGCATCCAACTTTAAAATCCCTCTCGTACGGCACTTGATCCGTATTCTGGGAGGTGTCCCCCTGCCGACAGATGTACAGACCACTGCGGAAATGTTTTCCGAGATGGGAAAAGCGCTGAAAAAAGGTGCCTGTGTACAGATATATCCGGAGGGAATCCTTCTCCCTTACTGCCGGGGGCTCCGTCCTTTCCGAAGAGGCGCTTTTTATCTGGCAGAGGAAAACCAGGTTCCTGTACTTCCCATGGTGATAACCTTCCACAGTCCCACAGGCATCCGCCGGATTTACAAACGAAAGCCTTGTCTGCATCTGCACATCCTTCCGCCGCTCTGGCCTGACCCTGCCCTGCCCAAACGGCAGCAGATAAAGGACCTTCAGGAGCGCTGTTTTTATTCCATGCATAAAAAGATCACGGAATCCCGCTGA
- a CDS encoding glycosyltransferase → MKILLVTEQFCLANNGMTISSQRFARILREHGHEVRMMGYSREPADADGEYAYAMKKLTIPIFDSLITSQGMIFAKVNRKTIRDALMWADLVHILSPFALSHVTIKMARLYGVPFTGAFHVQPENITSSIHLSRADLVNDAIYHWFHFYIYRYCRHIHCPSNFIAGELSSRGYHSQLHVISNGIDPDFVYRKSPKAKALEGKFVVLMVGRLSIEKRQDVLIKAVSRSRYADQIQLVLAGKGPRKDALLKLAEKEHLTNPIQIHFFPKNHLLELISMSDLYVHAADVEIEAMSCMEAFAGGLVPVIANSRKSATPQFALDERSLFRAGDSDDLAAKIDYWIEHEHERKIMEHRYSELGKKYALENCVRQAEEMFQQEMEEHKGKRRRFICRKKRPDQTKS, encoded by the coding sequence ATGAAAATATTATTGGTAACAGAACAATTCTGTCTGGCAAACAACGGCATGACGATCTCCAGTCAGCGATTCGCACGGATCTTAAGAGAACACGGGCATGAGGTCCGTATGATGGGGTACAGCAGAGAACCTGCAGACGCGGACGGAGAATATGCCTATGCCATGAAAAAGCTCACCATCCCCATATTTGACAGCCTGATCACCTCTCAGGGAATGATATTTGCAAAAGTGAACAGGAAAACCATTCGCGATGCCCTTATGTGGGCCGATCTGGTACACATCCTCTCGCCTTTCGCCCTTTCCCATGTAACCATAAAAATGGCCCGTCTCTATGGTGTGCCCTTTACAGGTGCCTTTCACGTGCAGCCTGAGAATATTACCTCCTCCATCCATCTGAGCAGAGCTGATCTTGTGAATGATGCCATTTATCACTGGTTCCATTTTTATATCTACCGCTACTGCCGTCATATCCACTGTCCCAGCAATTTTATTGCCGGCGAACTCAGCTCCCGTGGTTATCACTCACAGCTCCATGTGATTTCCAACGGCATTGACCCGGATTTTGTATACCGCAAATCCCCCAAAGCCAAAGCTCTGGAGGGAAAATTTGTGGTGCTCATGGTTGGACGTCTCTCCATTGAGAAACGGCAGGATGTACTGATAAAAGCTGTGTCCCGTTCCCGGTACGCAGATCAGATCCAGCTCGTCCTGGCAGGTAAAGGCCCCCGAAAGGACGCCCTGCTGAAGCTGGCAGAAAAAGAACATCTGACCAATCCCATACAGATACACTTTTTTCCGAAGAATCATTTGCTGGAGCTGATTTCCATGAGTGATCTGTACGTACATGCCGCGGACGTGGAGATAGAAGCCATGTCTTGTATGGAAGCATTTGCCGGCGGTCTGGTGCCTGTCATCGCCAACAGCCGCAAATCCGCCACACCACAGTTTGCGCTGGATGAACGAAGCCTCTTCAGAGCAGGTGACAGCGATGACCTGGCTGCTAAGATTGACTACTGGATCGAGCATGAGCATGAGCGGAAGATCATGGAGCACAGATACAGTGAGCTTGGCAAAAAATATGCTCTCGAAAACTGCGTCCGCCAGGCAGAGGAAATGTTCCAACAGGAGATGGAAGAGCATAAAGGAAAAAGGAGGCGTTTCATTTGCCGGAAAAAAAGACCGGATCAAACAAAATCTTGA
- a CDS encoding metal-dependent transcriptional regulator codes for MKIQESAENYLETILVIGKRKSHVRSIDIANELDFSKPSVSVAMKNLRINGYIEVDSEGFITLTPEGRKIAEKIYERHQLLSGWLIRLGVDPKTAAEDACRMEHVISAESFDAIKRHTHGVNKE; via the coding sequence TTGAAAATACAAGAATCCGCAGAAAACTATCTGGAAACTATTCTCGTGATCGGGAAAAGGAAATCCCATGTGCGCTCCATTGATATTGCCAATGAACTGGACTTCTCCAAGCCCAGTGTCAGCGTTGCCATGAAAAATCTCAGAATCAACGGCTATATCGAAGTTGACTCCGAGGGATTTATCACACTTACACCGGAAGGCCGGAAAATCGCAGAAAAAATATATGAACGCCACCAGCTCCTCTCCGGCTGGCTGATACGCCTGGGCGTTGACCCCAAAACAGCAGCCGAGGATGCCTGCCGTATGGAACATGTCATAAGCGCCGAGAGTTTTGATGCCATCAAAAGACATACTCACGGTGTCAATAAGGAATAG
- a CDS encoding IS110 family transposase — MIYVGIDVAKDKHDCFITNSDGEVLFKAFTIKNNLDGFDELYQKIESVMEDASKVKVGLEATGHYSYNLLGYLLDKGLATFVINPLHTNLYRKSLSLRQTKTDKVDAHTIASMLMSDVNLKSYSDTSYHNEELKSLTRYRFDKVKERAKLKTSISRLVCILFPELEKLVPTLHQNSVYELLYEFPGAKQVANAHLTRLSNLLETASKGHYTKETSIAFREAARTSIGSNMPAKSLELKHTIKLIRELDSEIEEIENEIKVIMDEINSPILSIPGISYRMGAMIIAEIGDFSQFDSPDKILAYAGMSPSTYQSGQLDNCYARMEKRGSRYLRYALFNATAYVCLWDPTYKAYLAKKRAEGKHYYVAMSHATKKLVRLIYHLERTGQQYQKAI; from the coding sequence ATGATTTACGTAGGAATTGATGTCGCAAAAGATAAGCATGATTGCTTTATCACAAACTCTGATGGCGAAGTCCTTTTCAAGGCTTTTACCATCAAAAACAATCTCGATGGGTTCGACGAGCTTTATCAGAAAATAGAATCCGTTATGGAAGATGCTTCTAAAGTAAAAGTAGGCCTAGAAGCCACTGGACACTATAGTTACAATCTTCTCGGATATCTGCTTGATAAAGGTCTGGCCACCTTTGTTATCAACCCGTTACATACTAATCTGTACAGAAAAAGTCTAAGCCTTAGACAGACGAAAACGGATAAAGTTGATGCCCATACAATTGCTTCTATGCTAATGTCTGACGTGAACTTAAAGTCCTACTCAGACACATCGTATCACAACGAAGAGCTTAAGTCACTTACTCGCTATCGTTTTGATAAAGTTAAAGAACGCGCGAAGCTTAAAACATCTATATCCCGTCTTGTATGTATCCTTTTCCCTGAGTTAGAAAAGCTTGTTCCAACACTTCATCAGAATTCTGTTTATGAGTTACTCTACGAATTTCCTGGTGCAAAACAGGTAGCTAATGCACATCTCACAAGACTTTCAAATCTTCTTGAAACCGCATCTAAAGGCCACTACACAAAAGAAACCTCTATCGCTTTTAGAGAGGCTGCAAGAACCTCTATCGGTTCAAATATGCCAGCTAAATCGCTTGAATTAAAGCACACCATTAAGCTCATTAGAGAGCTAGATTCTGAAATCGAAGAGATTGAAAACGAGATTAAAGTCATCATGGATGAAATCAATTCTCCAATCCTTAGCATTCCTGGAATCAGCTATCGAATGGGTGCCATGATTATTGCTGAAATAGGTGACTTTAGCCAATTCGACTCTCCAGATAAGATCCTTGCTTATGCAGGAATGTCGCCTTCTACCTATCAATCCGGCCAGTTAGATAACTGTTATGCCAGAATGGAAAAACGTGGTTCTAGATACCTTAGATATGCTCTGTTTAATGCAACCGCATATGTTTGTCTATGGGATCCAACCTACAAGGCTTATCTTGCCAAGAAACGAGCTGAAGGCAAGCATTACTATGTTGCAATGTCTCACGCGACCAAGAAACTAGTTCGGCTAATTTATCATCTCGAACGCACTGGACAGCAATACCAAAAAGCAATCTAA
- the putP gene encoding sodium/proline symporter PutP, which produces MSNSDMMAILTAFAAYLFLMIIIGAVYMKKTNNSEDYFLGGRGLSGWVAALSAQASDMSGWLLMGLPGTVYALGTGQAWIAVGLFLGTVFNWVCISSRLRRYTIKANNSLTLPAYFENRFRDKKRILLLVSSIVIVIFFLVYTASALSAGGKLFNSVFGVNYHVALAIGAVVILAYTFMGGFMAVCVTDFIQGTLMLVGLLLVPVIAFVLVGGGNVGSLLDASGVAGGHASYLSLIRNGDRPYTFVEIFSQLAWGLGYCGMPHILTRFMAVKNQQELRKSRVIAIVWVALSLGAAVFIGIIGRAYLYPVILGTEGTVSSESVFIEMITRIFTGDLRLPFVGGLFLCGILAAIMSTADSQLLVTASSVSKDIYKDILHPEADEDKVLKISRITVIVVALLAFAIAWNPDNSIMGLVSNAWAGLGSSFGPIVLMSLFWRRTNFAGAAAGIVSGGAAVLMWDYLPLVQGKTLGAATGLYSLAVGFLISVLCIVIFSLCTKAPEQEILDEFDAVRNWKTEEE; this is translated from the coding sequence ATGAGTAATAGTGATATGATGGCTATACTGACTGCATTCGCCGCCTATCTGTTTTTGATGATTATAATCGGTGCAGTTTATATGAAGAAGACCAATAATTCTGAGGACTACTTTCTGGGCGGAAGAGGTCTCAGCGGATGGGTGGCAGCGCTGTCTGCCCAGGCGTCTGATATGAGCGGATGGCTGCTGATGGGGCTGCCGGGAACGGTATATGCTCTGGGAACGGGGCAGGCGTGGATCGCAGTGGGCCTGTTTCTGGGAACGGTGTTTAACTGGGTGTGTATCTCATCCAGATTGAGGCGGTATACGATCAAGGCGAATAATTCATTGACACTGCCGGCATATTTTGAAAACCGTTTTCGGGATAAAAAGAGGATTCTGCTTCTGGTTTCCTCCATTGTGATCGTGATCTTTTTCCTGGTATACACAGCGTCAGCGCTTTCAGCAGGAGGAAAACTTTTTAACTCTGTGTTTGGAGTGAATTACCACGTGGCTTTGGCGATTGGTGCGGTGGTTATCCTGGCGTATACATTTATGGGGGGCTTCATGGCAGTCTGTGTGACAGATTTTATTCAGGGCACTCTGATGTTGGTGGGACTTCTTCTGGTGCCTGTCATTGCCTTCGTCCTTGTGGGAGGCGGCAATGTGGGCAGTCTCCTGGATGCCAGCGGGGTGGCAGGCGGTCATGCCTCATATCTGAGTTTGATCAGAAACGGAGACAGGCCCTACACATTTGTGGAGATTTTTTCCCAGCTCGCCTGGGGTCTCGGGTACTGCGGTATGCCTCATATCCTCACAAGGTTTATGGCCGTGAAGAATCAGCAGGAGCTTCGCAAATCCAGGGTGATCGCCATTGTATGGGTGGCGCTGTCTCTCGGAGCAGCGGTGTTTATCGGTATCATAGGCCGGGCATACCTCTATCCGGTGATCTTAGGAACGGAGGGGACCGTGTCTTCTGAGAGCGTATTTATAGAAATGATCACCAGAATCTTTACCGGGGATCTGCGCCTTCCGTTTGTAGGTGGACTGTTTCTTTGCGGTATTCTTGCGGCGATCATGTCTACCGCGGACTCTCAGCTTTTGGTGACAGCGTCCTCTGTATCAAAGGATATCTATAAAGATATTCTTCACCCGGAGGCCGACGAAGATAAAGTGCTGAAGATAAGCCGCATCACAGTTATAGTTGTGGCGCTGCTGGCATTTGCCATTGCGTGGAATCCTGACAACAGTATTATGGGGCTGGTGTCAAACGCGTGGGCAGGACTTGGGTCATCATTCGGACCTATTGTGCTCATGTCCCTGTTCTGGAGAAGGACGAATTTTGCAGGCGCCGCAGCGGGTATCGTCTCCGGAGGCGCTGCTGTCCTTATGTGGGATTATCTGCCGCTGGTGCAGGGAAAGACACTGGGCGCAGCAACAGGCCTGTATTCCCTGGCTGTGGGCTTTTTGATCAGTGTTCTGTGCATTGTGATCTTCAGCCTGTGTACCAAGGCGCCTGAGCAGGAAATCCTGGACGAGTTTGACGCAGTCAGGAATTGGAAGACAGAAGAGGAATGA
- a CDS encoding DUF2798 domain-containing protein codes for MPKTKFQDIIFTLIMVVVMVYALVVYNISLDRGGLTNEVFVMAFGELVIMGAAGFLLEMFIAGPLAKKLAFRIVTPGKDRMTVVILAVSAVTVCIMCPLMSLIATLLFKGLDSQVIAKWMQTTALNFPMALCWQIFFAGPFVRWIFGHLFPEKKGCARNVSVQDIEV; via the coding sequence ATGCCGAAGACAAAGTTTCAAGACATTATTTTTACATTGATCATGGTGGTGGTGATGGTTTATGCCCTGGTGGTCTACAACATTTCACTGGACAGAGGAGGGCTTACAAATGAAGTATTTGTGATGGCATTTGGGGAACTGGTGATCATGGGGGCAGCAGGATTTTTGCTGGAAATGTTCATAGCGGGGCCGCTGGCAAAGAAACTGGCGTTTCGCATTGTGACGCCGGGAAAAGACAGGATGACAGTTGTGATCCTTGCCGTATCAGCTGTGACTGTGTGTATCATGTGTCCTTTGATGAGTCTCATAGCCACGCTTCTCTTCAAAGGTTTGGATTCGCAGGTGATCGCTAAGTGGATGCAGACAACTGCCCTGAATTTTCCAATGGCTTTATGCTGGCAGATATTTTTTGCCGGACCTTTTGTGAGATGGATTTTCGGACATCTGTTTCCGGAGAAGAAGGGATGTGCCCGGAACGTGTCGGTGCAGGACATAGAAGTCTGA
- a CDS encoding site-2 protease family protein, giving the protein MLRSSYYLQQLQDLLYIAPVVLIAIMGHEFAHGWVSDRLGDPTPRMDGRLTLNPLKHLDPFGTLCLILFRMGWAKPVRINTRCYKNRKSGIIMVSLAGPFMNFILAFISLLLYGAVGKYGSAASASVAVFLRLFYYSAVMNIGLGVFNLIPIPPLDGSNVLAELWPGVSAFYQRIRPYRTWILVILLASGALSRPLGMANAHILNTLWSIVKLLLNLNPYMPQTGLSI; this is encoded by the coding sequence ATGCTTCGTTCCAGTTATTATCTTCAGCAGCTTCAGGATCTCCTATATATCGCCCCTGTTGTGCTCATTGCTATCATGGGCCATGAATTTGCTCACGGCTGGGTCTCTGACCGGCTGGGCGATCCCACACCCCGGATGGACGGCAGGCTGACACTGAATCCCCTGAAACATCTGGATCCATTTGGCACCCTGTGTCTGATCCTCTTTAGAATGGGATGGGCAAAACCTGTGAGGATCAACACCCGCTGTTATAAAAACCGAAAGTCCGGCATCATCATGGTTTCCTTGGCAGGACCTTTCATGAACTTTATCCTGGCCTTTATATCCCTTCTTCTTTACGGGGCCGTGGGAAAATACGGAAGTGCCGCCTCTGCATCTGTGGCTGTATTCCTCCGGCTGTTTTACTATTCGGCAGTTATGAACATCGGCCTGGGTGTCTTTAACCTGATTCCTATCCCGCCCCTGGACGGCTCCAATGTACTGGCTGAATTGTGGCCGGGAGTATCTGCCTTTTACCAGCGCATACGTCCCTACCGCACCTGGATACTTGTCATCCTGCTGGCCAGCGGTGCCCTGAGCAGGCCCCTGGGTATGGCCAATGCCCATATTCTCAATACCCTATGGAGCATCGTAAAACTGCTGCTGAATCTCAATCCATATATGCCGCAGACAGGCCTGTCCATTTGA